Proteins encoded by one window of Lacerta agilis isolate rLacAgi1 chromosome 11, rLacAgi1.pri, whole genome shotgun sequence:
- the C11H5orf51 gene encoding UPF0600 protein C5orf51 homolog, which translates to MAGSGFSAELRLRLVALKGRLQRSSQSEEASEDPFLMQASATLENLTDLCNQPGENGTLSKLLQLYTQAVLDITYFEENQLVDEDFPEESSLQKVEELINTLSEPEILINESGTSQEPLTVLGVELLECLYWRRGALLYMFCHTVKGRKERLMNKTDLFKKFLNEGIQYLVKMLEFRCSDHPIEDFVFQDTDTARLIHEGIFSDTHLLAMMYCGEMCYWGLKYCREVKERSRSVEAGSSREQPGSSRSEVLDYRETGEKVLLKYITVCEGPLRLYDWDTKNAKLILDYFKQFSA; encoded by the exons ATGGCCGGGTCCGGTTTCTCTGCTGAGCTGCGGCTGCGGCTTGTGGCGCTCAAAGGAAGGCTGCAGCGCTCGAGCCAAAGCGAAGAAGCCTCCGAGG ATCCCTTCTTAATGCAAGCTTCTGCTACACTGGAAAACTTGACGGACCTTTGTAATCAACCTGGAGAAAATGGCACACTTTCCAAACTCTTGCAACTTTATACGCAG GCCGTCCTGGATATCACATATTTCGAGGAGAACCAGCTTGTCGATGAAGACTTTCCAGAGGAGTCCTCTTTGCAGAAAGTTGAGGAACTAATCAACACACTTTCAGAGCCAGAGATCTTGATCAATGAAAGTGGTACATCTCAAGAA CCACTCACAGTGCTTGGTGTAGAACTGCTGGAATGTCTTTACTGGAGGAGAGGAGCCTTACTCTACATGTTTTGCCACAcggtgaaaggaaggaaggagaggttgATGAATAAGACCGatttgtttaaaaag TTTCTTAATGAAGGAATCCAGTACTTGGTGAAGATGCTTGAGTTCAGATGTTCTGATCACCCCATTGAGGACTTCGTGTTTCAAGACACAGACACGGCTAGATTAATACATGAAG GCATATTTAGCGACACCCACCTGCTGGCTATGATGTACTGTGGAGAAATGTGCTACTGGGGACTGAAGTACTGCAGAGAAGTTAAGGAACGAAGTCGAAGCGTAGAGGCAGGATCGAGCAGAGAGCAACCCGGAAGCTCACGGAGCGAAGTTCTGGACTATCGAGAGACGGGAGAGAAAGTGCTCCTGAAATACATAACTGTGTGTGAAGGACCGTTGAGACTGTATGACTGGGATACCAAAAATGCAAAGCTCATACTGGACTATTTTAAGCAGTTTTCTGCCTAA
- the LOC117055121 gene encoding F-box only protein 4-like, whose product MAQGGGDWRRLETLLRSSLRALSGKWGQQQPGRLPESHDRAGEEKEEKQTTTPSALEALPMDVKLYIMSFLTPKDLSNLGSTNRYWNLTIQDPLLWRYFLIRDLPSCHSIDWKSVPDANIFNKSVFELHHSTSCDYMAAYKKCYSRRKRCPKPSRPYYRPVTSFLQSLITQAEPRFAMFGPGLENLDDSLVHRMMASPHILPLAGRPSRHIHGIGSGVSFRLNGQKFNILTLYTKTSKERLRAKEEDTDPVNNMFSAESGVDGKTHYNLIEHVKNMCRQIDGFIYAADAEAYKRHNRQLEFDWLAAMLDPVLGPTDRPLLVLSCVSCAEIERIPCVYMAHQLQLNLLGPRPWMVQDTEVSTLDGLVDGIQWLLEQNECKNAFALGEEEEEKQTTTPSALEALPMDVKLYIMSFLTPKDLSNLGSTNRYWNLTIQDPLLWRYFLIRDLPSCHSIDWKSVPDANIFNKSIFELHHSASCDYMAAYKKCYSKRKRCPKPSRPYYRPVTSFLQSLISQAEPRFAMFGPGLENLDDSLVHRMMASPHILPLAGRPSTQIHGIGSGVSFRLNGQKFNILTLYTKTSKERLRAKEEDTDPVNNMFSAESGVDGKTHYNLIEHVKNMCRQIDGFIYAADAEADKRHNRQLEFDWLAAMLDPVLGPTDRPLLVLSCVSCAEIERIPCVYMAHQLQLNLLGPQPWMVQDIEVSTLDGLVDGIQWLLEQNECKNAQ is encoded by the exons ATGGCGCAGGGCGGCGGGGACTGGCGGCGCTTGGAGACGCTCCTACGAAGCAGCCTCCGCGCCCTAAGCGGCaagtgggggcagcagcagccggggaggcTCCCGGAGAGCCACGATCGCgctggggaagagaaggaggaaaagcagACGACGACGCCCAGCGCCTTGGAGGCCCTGCCG ATGGATGTGAAGTTATACATTATGTCCTTCCTCACACCCAAAGATCTGAGTAATTTGGGAAGCACCAACCGCTACTGGAACCTAACAATCCAGGATCCCTTGCTATGGCGTTATTTTCTCATTCGGGATCTTCCTTCCTGTCATTCTATTGATTGGAAGTCAGTCCCTGATGCAAACATATTTAATAAATCCGTTTTTGAGCTGCATCATAGTACCTCGTGTGACTACATGGCTGC GTACAAGAAGTGTTACTCCAGGCGTAAAAGATGTCCGAAACCCAGCCGGCCCTATTACAGACCTGTCACTTCCTTTCTGCAGTCACTGATCACACAGGCAGAGCCTCGCTTTGCAATGTTTGGGCCAGGATTGGAAAACCTGGATGACTCTTTGGTGCACAGAATGATGGCGAGCCCACATATTTTGCCGCTGGCCGGTAGACCTTCTAGACATATTCACG GGATAGGATCAGGAGTCTCATTTCGTTTGAATGGTCAGAAATTCAACATTCTGACATTGTATACAAAAACCAG caAGGAAAGACTGAGAGCAAAGGAAGAGGACACTGATCCTGTCAACAATATGTTCTCTGCGGAGTCCGGTGTTGATGGGAAAACGCATTACAATCTGATTGAGCACGTTAAAAACATGTGCAGACAAATCGATGGGTTCATCTACGCTGCAGATGCCGAGGCTTATAAAA GACACAACCGTCAACTTGAATTTGACTGGCTGGCAGCAATGCTTGACCCAGTCCTTGGCCCTACAGATAGGCCTCTGCTTGTCCTGTCCTGCGTTTCCTGTGCTGAGATCGAAAGAATTCCTTGTGTTTATATGGCGCATCAGCTGCAGCTGAACCTGCTTGGCCCACGGCCATGGAtg GTTCAGGATACTGAAGTTTCCACGTTGGATGGACTGGTAGATGGAATTCAGTGGCTACTGGAACAAAACGAATGTAAAAATGCATTCGcgctgggggaagaggaggaggagaagcagacgACGACGCCCAGCGCCTTGGAGGCCCTGCCG ATGGATGTGAAGTTATACATTATGTCCTTCCTCACACCCAAAGATCTGAGTAATTTGGGAAGCACCAACCGCTACTGGAACCTAACAATCCAGGATCCCTTGCTATGGCGTTATTTTCTCATTCGGGATCTTCCTTCCTGTCATTCTATTGATTGGAAGTCAGTCCCTGATGCAAACATATTTAATAAATCGATTTTTGAGCTGCATCATAGTGCCTCGTGTGACTACATGGCTGC GTACAAGAAGTGTTACTCCAAGCGTAAAAGATGTCCGAAACCCAGCCGGCCCTATTACAGACCCGTCACTTCCTTTCTGCAGTCATTGATCTCACAGGCAGAGCCTCGCTTTGCAATGTTTGGGCCAGGCTTGGAAAACCTGGATGACTCTTTGGTGCACAGAATGATGGCGAGCCCACATATTTTGCCGCTGGCCGGTAGACCTTCTACACAAATTCACG GGATAGGATCAGGAGTCTCATTTCGTTTGAATGGTCAGAAATTCAACATTCTGACATTGTATACAAAAACCAG caAGGAAAGACTGAGAGCAAAGGAAGAGGACACTGATCCTGTCAACAATATGTTCTCTGCGGAGTCCGGTGTTGATGGGAAAACGCATTACAATCTGATCGAGCACGTTAAAAACATGTGCAGACAAATCGATGGGTTCATCTACGCTGCAGATGCCGAGGCTGATAAAA GACACAACCGTCAACTTGAATTTGACTGGCTGGCAGCAATGCTTGACCCAGTCCTTGGCCCTACAGATAGGCCTCTGCTTGTCCTGTCCTGCGTTTCCTGTGCTGAGATTGAAAGAATTCCTTGTGTTTATATGGCGCATCAGCTGCAGCTGAACCTGCTTGGCCCACAGCCATGGAtg GTTCAGGATATTGAAGTTTCCACGTTGGATGGACTGGTAGATGGAATTCAGTGGCTACTGGAACAAAACGAATGTAAAAATGCCCAGTAA